A genome region from Rhodanobacter thiooxydans includes the following:
- a CDS encoding aminopeptidase, translated as MGLLLCACGSLRYYAQAVHGQGELVVHRRAVSKLLRDPATDPQLAARLQQAQRARRFASQRLALPDNRSYTGYVALDRPYVVWNVFATPRYSVQAVPQCFPISGCVAYRGWFREAAAKEYAARLHARGDDVWIGGVPAYSTLGWFADPILSSMLRWDDDELDGTIFHELAHQLVYVKGDTAFNESFATFVQTEGLREWRQSRGLPPPDERVHAMERGFTRLVLDLRTRLAALYAGSADAAAMEAGKQREIAAFRVRYAQWRERDWPGDHRYDAWIAQPINNARLLPFGLYEQWTPAFAVLFRQAEGQWPAFYASVRKLAREPKAQREQALQALCDSRQAGAAAGR; from the coding sequence ATGGGCCTTTTGCTGTGCGCCTGCGGCAGCCTGCGCTACTACGCGCAGGCGGTGCACGGGCAGGGCGAGCTGGTCGTGCACCGGCGTGCGGTAAGCAAGCTGCTGCGCGATCCGGCCACCGATCCGCAGCTCGCCGCGCGGCTGCAGCAGGCGCAGCGGGCGCGCCGGTTCGCCTCGCAGCGGCTGGCCTTGCCGGACAACCGCAGCTACACCGGGTACGTCGCGCTGGATCGGCCCTACGTGGTGTGGAACGTGTTCGCCACGCCGCGCTACTCGGTGCAGGCCGTGCCGCAGTGTTTCCCGATCAGCGGCTGCGTGGCCTATCGCGGCTGGTTCCGCGAGGCGGCGGCGAAGGAGTATGCAGCGCGGTTGCATGCGCGCGGCGACGACGTGTGGATCGGCGGCGTGCCGGCGTACTCCACGCTGGGCTGGTTCGCCGATCCGATCCTGTCGAGCATGCTGCGCTGGGACGACGATGAGCTGGATGGCACGATCTTCCACGAGCTGGCGCACCAACTGGTCTACGTGAAGGGCGACACCGCGTTCAACGAATCCTTCGCGACCTTCGTGCAGACCGAGGGGCTGCGCGAATGGCGCCAGTCACGCGGGCTGCCGCCGCCGGATGAGCGCGTCCACGCGATGGAACGGGGCTTCACCCGCCTGGTGCTGGACCTGCGCACGCGCCTGGCGGCGCTGTACGCCGGCAGTGCGGACGCGGCGGCGATGGAGGCGGGCAAACAGCGCGAGATCGCGGCGTTCCGCGTCCGTTATGCGCAGTGGCGCGAGCGCGACTGGCCGGGCGATCACCGCTACGACGCCTGGATCGCGCAGCCGATCAACAACGCGCGGCTGCTGCCGTTCGGCCTGTACGAGCAGTGGACGCCGGCATTCGCCGTGCTGTTCCGCCAGGCCGAGGGGCAGTGGCCGGCGTTCTACGCCAGCGTGCGCAAGCTGGCGCGCGAACCGAAGGCGCAGCGCGAACAGGCACTGCAGGCATTGTGCGATTCTCGGCAGGCCGGGGCGGCGGCCGGGCGGTGA
- a CDS encoding PhzF family phenazine biosynthesis protein encodes MTSLRYLHLDVFTATQGGGNHLGVVLGADRWSAAAMQRFARWTALVETTFLLPPTDPRASYRVRIFTPHKEIPFAGHPSIGSAHAALTCGLAEPRDGLLWQECGAGVLPIRVLGNGAGRELLLQSPGERVLDTGHDAHPRLAATLAGIKAGVLPPALVDGGRRWWLAELADEASLRAWQPDHAAIAALAHASDSMGLCAFARSRQPDYQLAVRAFPAGVGIVEDPASGAANGLIAAYIAHAEPHGPLARGYKVSQGREIGHDAQLIVHIDDNAIWVGGRSHTVIDGSLAWQP; translated from the coding sequence ATGACCTCACTTCGCTACCTGCATCTGGACGTCTTTACCGCCACCCAGGGCGGCGGCAACCACCTCGGCGTGGTACTCGGCGCGGACCGCTGGAGCGCCGCGGCGATGCAGCGCTTCGCGCGCTGGACGGCGTTGGTCGAGACCACCTTCCTGCTGCCGCCGACCGATCCGCGCGCCAGCTACCGCGTGCGCATCTTCACCCCGCACAAGGAGATTCCGTTCGCCGGCCACCCCAGCATCGGCAGCGCGCACGCCGCGCTCACCTGCGGCCTGGCCGAGCCGCGCGACGGCCTGCTGTGGCAGGAATGCGGTGCCGGCGTGCTGCCGATCCGCGTACTGGGCAACGGCGCCGGGCGCGAACTGCTGCTGCAGTCGCCCGGCGAGCGTGTACTGGATACCGGCCACGACGCCCACCCGCGGCTGGCGGCCACGCTGGCCGGCATCAAAGCGGGCGTGCTGCCGCCGGCGCTGGTCGACGGCGGCCGCCGCTGGTGGCTGGCCGAGCTGGCCGACGAAGCCAGCCTGCGCGCGTGGCAACCCGACCATGCGGCGATCGCCGCACTGGCCCACGCCAGCGACAGCATGGGCCTGTGCGCGTTCGCACGAAGCCGTCAGCCTGATTACCAGTTGGCAGTACGCGCATTCCCGGCGGGTGTGGGCATCGTCGAGGACCCCGCCTCCGGCGCCGCCAACGGTCTGATCGCCGCGTATATCGCCCATGCCGAACCGCACGGCCCGCTGGCCCGCGGCTACAAGGTCAGCCAGGGCCGCGAGATCGGCCACGACGCACAACTGATCGTGCACATCGACGACAACGCGATCTGGGTCGGCGGACGCAGCCATACGGTGATCGACGGCTCGCTGGCCTGGCAACCATAG
- a CDS encoding NAD(P)-dependent oxidoreductase, which produces MEVGFIGLGAMGSAMASNLLAAGHTLTVWNRSAAATEPLASLGAKVVKTADRAVQGEVLCSMLANDQAVREVFLEGGVLDAMDRGTVHVNHATISVALAQELAAQHGRRGLEYVAAPVFGRPDLAAAAKLNILVAGKPAAIERVRPLLEAMGSKLWPMGEAPERANVAKIAGNFMLAAAIESMAEATTLTRAHGVSAAEFLDVMTSTLFAAPAYQGYGKLIAEQRFKPAGFALPLGYKDVGLALAAGEAQRVPLPFAGVLRDAMLEALAAGDAELDWSALALVAARRAHLDERE; this is translated from the coding sequence ATGGAAGTCGGATTCATCGGCCTCGGCGCGATGGGCAGTGCGATGGCCAGCAACCTGCTGGCGGCCGGCCACACGCTGACGGTGTGGAACCGCTCGGCGGCAGCCACCGAGCCGCTGGCCTCGCTGGGCGCAAAGGTGGTGAAGACGGCCGACCGCGCCGTGCAGGGCGAAGTGCTGTGCAGCATGCTGGCGAACGACCAGGCGGTACGCGAAGTGTTCCTTGAGGGCGGTGTGCTCGATGCGATGGATCGCGGCACCGTGCACGTCAACCACGCCACCATCTCGGTGGCACTGGCGCAGGAGCTGGCCGCGCAACACGGCAGGCGCGGGCTGGAGTACGTCGCCGCGCCGGTGTTCGGGCGCCCGGACCTGGCCGCCGCGGCGAAGCTCAACATCCTGGTGGCCGGCAAGCCTGCCGCCATCGAACGCGTACGGCCCTTGCTGGAGGCGATGGGCAGCAAACTGTGGCCAATGGGCGAGGCGCCGGAGCGCGCGAACGTGGCGAAGATCGCCGGCAACTTCATGCTGGCCGCCGCGATCGAGAGCATGGCTGAAGCCACCACGCTGACCCGCGCCCACGGCGTCAGCGCGGCGGAGTTTCTCGACGTGATGACCAGTACCCTGTTCGCTGCGCCAGCCTATCAGGGCTACGGCAAGCTGATCGCCGAGCAGCGCTTCAAGCCGGCCGGGTTCGCATTGCCGCTGGGCTACAAGGATGTGGGGCTGGCGCTGGCAGCGGGGGAGGCGCAGCGCGTACCGCTGCCGTTCGCCGGCGTGCTGCGCGACGCCATGCTGGAGGCGCTGGCTGCCGGCGATGCGGAACTGGACTGGTCGGCGCTGGCGCTGGTCGCCGCGCGCCGGGCACATCTGGACGAACGCGAATGA
- a CDS encoding NAD(P)/FAD-dependent oxidoreductase: protein MTSCAVVKRLRPSPGWRTKAQWRGHGLGQLFCDDSSKQIVRMLLDECAAAGVTVEASCGVQRVRRTPEGFNVLTARGEVHAESLVVASGGLSIPSMGASGFGYELARQFGHAVLPTRAGLVPLTLSGKHQEHYQDLAGVALPAVEARVGKQGFRAGLLFTHRGLSGPAILQISSYWQPSDDLRIDLLPDLDIGAYLVEQCTARPLAELKTVLGEVLPKRLAQRLCEQWLGNRPMRQYREAELVQLGTQLSAWPITASGTEGYRTAEVTLGGVDTDELSSSTMQSKRVPGLYFIGEVVDVTGWLGGYNFQWARASGQAAGTVA, encoded by the coding sequence ATGACCAGCTGCGCTGTTGTAAAGCGCCTCCGGCCTTCGCCGGGATGGCGAACAAAAGCGCAATGGCGTGGCCATGGACTGGGCCAGCTGTTCTGCGACGACTCGTCCAAGCAGATCGTGCGCATGCTGCTGGACGAGTGCGCTGCGGCCGGCGTGACGGTGGAGGCGAGTTGCGGCGTGCAGCGTGTGCGCAGGACGCCGGAAGGCTTCAACGTGCTCACCGCGCGCGGCGAGGTGCATGCCGAGTCGCTGGTGGTCGCCTCGGGTGGCCTGTCGATCCCCAGCATGGGCGCCAGCGGCTTCGGCTACGAACTGGCGCGCCAGTTCGGCCACGCCGTGCTGCCCACGCGCGCGGGACTGGTGCCGCTGACCTTGAGCGGCAAACACCAGGAGCATTACCAGGACCTCGCCGGCGTGGCGCTGCCTGCGGTGGAGGCGCGGGTCGGCAAGCAGGGCTTTCGCGCCGGCCTGCTGTTCACCCATCGTGGCCTCAGCGGACCGGCGATCCTGCAGATTTCCTCGTACTGGCAGCCGAGCGACGACCTGCGCATCGATCTGCTGCCGGACCTCGACATCGGCGCGTACCTGGTCGAACAATGCACCGCACGGCCGCTGGCGGAACTGAAGACCGTGCTCGGCGAGGTGCTGCCGAAGCGCCTGGCGCAACGCCTGTGCGAGCAGTGGCTTGGCAATCGGCCGATGCGTCAGTACCGCGAAGCCGAGCTGGTGCAGCTCGGCACGCAGCTCAGCGCCTGGCCGATCACCGCCAGCGGCACCGAGGGCTATCGCACCGCCGAGGTCACCCTGGGCGGGGTCGATACCGACGAGCTGTCCTCCAGCACCATGCAGTCGAAGCGGGTGCCGGGGCTGTATTTCATCGGCGAGGTGGTCGACGTCACCGGCTGGCTCGGCGGCTACAACTTCCAGTGGGCGCGGGCCTCGGGGCAGGCGGCGGGAACAGTGGCGTGA
- a CDS encoding rhomboid family intramembrane serine protease, whose amino-acid sequence MLITLAIIAITCIVSFMAFKNSRLLNDLILWPPAIARQREYHRLVTYGLVHADFGHLLFNMITLFFFGRVMEGFFASRMGPFGFALFYIGGLVVSILPTYLKNRGNPNYRSLGASGAVSAVLFAFILLAPWSRIIVLVIPMPAIVYAVLYTGYSIYMDRRGQGNVNHSAHLWGAAYGVIFTLLVEPRVLPHFLDALMHPSFR is encoded by the coding sequence ATGCTGATCACCCTGGCCATCATCGCCATCACCTGCATCGTCTCGTTCATGGCGTTCAAGAACAGCCGCCTGCTGAACGACCTGATCCTGTGGCCGCCGGCGATCGCCCGCCAGCGCGAGTACCACCGCCTGGTGACCTACGGCCTGGTGCATGCGGACTTCGGCCACTTGCTGTTCAACATGATCACGCTGTTCTTCTTCGGCCGGGTGATGGAGGGCTTCTTCGCCTCGCGCATGGGGCCGTTCGGTTTCGCGCTGTTCTACATCGGCGGCCTGGTGGTCTCGATCCTGCCGACCTACCTGAAGAACCGCGGCAACCCGAACTACCGCAGCCTCGGCGCCTCGGGCGCGGTGTCGGCGGTGCTGTTCGCCTTCATCCTGCTGGCGCCGTGGTCGCGCATCATCGTGCTGGTGATCCCGATGCCGGCGATCGTCTACGCCGTGCTGTACACCGGCTACTCGATCTACATGGACCGGCGCGGGCAGGGCAACGTCAACCACAGCGCGCACCTGTGGGGCGCAGCCTACGGCGTGATCTTCACCCTGCTGGTGGAGCCGCGGGTGCTGCCGCATTTCCTCGACGCGCTGATGCATCCGAGCTTCCGATGA
- a CDS encoding methionine ABC transporter ATP-binding protein: MIRFVDVHKSYRVDGRDMPALQPFSLDIMDGEVFGIIGLSGAGKSTLIRLINLLERPSGGRIFVGDTEMTTLAEPALRAQRRRIGMIFQHFNLLASQTAADNVAFPLRLTGERDAGVIRARVDELLARVGLAAHADKYPSQLSGGQKQRVGIARALANRPTVLLCDEATSALDPQTTASVLELLAEINRELKLTIVLITHEMDVVRRVCDRVAVLDAGAIVERGAVADVFLHPQHPTTKRFVNEALPEEAASELAPFTRVDGRILRLSFRGDATLSPSLSRVARETGVEFNLLAGRIDHIKELPYGQLTLAMQGERTDAALAMLREAGIEIEELHR; this comes from the coding sequence GTGATCCGCTTTGTCGATGTCCACAAGTCCTACCGCGTCGACGGCAGGGACATGCCCGCGCTGCAGCCGTTCAGCCTCGACATCATGGACGGCGAGGTGTTCGGCATCATCGGTCTGTCCGGTGCCGGCAAATCGACGCTGATACGGCTGATCAACCTGCTCGAACGGCCCAGCGGCGGGCGCATCTTCGTGGGCGACACCGAGATGACCACGCTGGCCGAACCGGCGCTGCGCGCGCAGCGCCGGCGGATCGGCATGATCTTCCAGCACTTCAACCTGCTCGCCTCGCAGACGGCGGCGGACAACGTGGCGTTCCCGCTGCGGCTGACCGGCGAACGCGACGCCGGCGTCATCCGCGCGCGCGTCGACGAACTGCTGGCGCGGGTGGGATTGGCCGCCCACGCCGACAAGTACCCCTCGCAACTTTCCGGCGGCCAGAAGCAGCGCGTCGGCATCGCCCGTGCATTGGCCAACCGGCCCACCGTCCTGCTGTGCGATGAGGCCACCAGTGCGCTCGACCCGCAGACCACCGCCTCGGTGCTGGAACTGCTGGCCGAGATCAACCGCGAGCTGAAGCTCACCATCGTGCTGATCACCCACGAGATGGACGTGGTACGCCGCGTGTGCGACCGCGTGGCGGTGCTCGACGCGGGCGCCATCGTCGAGCGCGGCGCGGTCGCCGACGTATTCCTGCACCCGCAGCACCCCACCACGAAGCGCTTTGTCAACGAGGCGCTGCCCGAGGAGGCCGCCAGCGAACTGGCGCCGTTCACCCGGGTCGACGGCCGCATCCTGCGCCTGAGCTTCCGCGGCGACGCCACGCTGAGTCCTTCGCTGAGCCGGGTGGCGCGCGAGACCGGAGTGGAGTTCAACCTGCTCGCCGGGCGCATCGACCATATCAAGGAGCTGCCCTACGGCCAGCTCACCCTGGCGATGCAGGGCGAACGGACGGACGCTGCACTGGCCATGTTGCGCGAGGCCGGTATCGAGATCGAGGAGCTGCACCGATGA
- a CDS encoding cytochrome c, with product MKLLAVYLLALCLALPAAAAELKVDLGHGVMAYNSETLLRRPDARTIDVPADVAFRRTMHYRAVPLAALLDGIAPGDHLQFVAGDGFAAEIPAALLLNTQGSEAWLAIEDPARPWPALPGHGRAGPFYVVWTRPQAAGIGPEQWPYQLASIRKLADVAARFPALLPDPSLPPDSEVRRGFAVFQRTCLACHTLNGQGDAKLGPDLNIPHNPTEYLRADLLRAFIRDPQSLRRWPQARMPGFDTHALSDADLDAVLAYLRHMAGRRHGS from the coding sequence ATGAAGCTGCTCGCCGTATACCTGCTCGCGCTGTGCCTGGCCCTGCCCGCGGCAGCGGCCGAGCTGAAGGTCGACCTCGGCCATGGCGTGATGGCCTACAACAGCGAAACCCTGCTCAGGCGCCCCGACGCGCGCACGATCGACGTACCCGCCGACGTGGCATTTCGCCGCACGATGCATTACCGCGCGGTGCCGCTGGCCGCACTGCTCGACGGCATCGCTCCCGGCGACCACCTGCAGTTCGTGGCTGGCGACGGCTTTGCCGCCGAGATTCCCGCTGCGCTGCTGCTGAACACGCAAGGCAGCGAAGCCTGGCTGGCGATCGAGGACCCGGCCCGACCGTGGCCCGCGTTGCCTGGCCACGGCCGGGCCGGACCGTTCTACGTGGTGTGGACGCGCCCGCAGGCTGCCGGCATCGGCCCGGAACAATGGCCGTACCAGCTGGCCAGCATCCGCAAGCTGGCCGACGTGGCCGCGCGCTTCCCGGCGCTCCTGCCCGATCCCTCGCTGCCGCCGGACAGCGAGGTGCGGCGCGGCTTCGCGGTATTCCAGCGTACCTGCCTCGCCTGCCACACGCTCAACGGTCAGGGGGATGCGAAGCTCGGCCCGGATCTGAACATCCCGCACAATCCCACCGAGTACCTGCGCGCCGACCTGCTGCGCGCATTCATCCGCGATCCGCAGTCGCTGCGACGATGGCCGCAGGCGAGGATGCCCGGGTTCGACACGCATGCGCTGTCCGATGCCGACCTCGACGCCGTGCTGGCCTACCTGCGGCACATGGCGGGACGCAGGCACGGCAGCTGA
- a CDS encoding YajQ family cyclic di-GMP-binding protein produces the protein MPSFDVISEVDKHELTNAVDQANRELGNRFDFKGVDASYVLDDGVITQSAPSEFQLQQMLDILRGRLTARKIDIRALDAGEPETNLGGSRQKITVKQGIEQPIAKKLVAELKAAKLKVEAQINGDKLRVSGKKRDDLQLAMAVLRKSDVELPLQFDNFRD, from the coding sequence ATGCCTTCCTTTGACGTGATTTCCGAAGTCGACAAGCACGAGCTGACCAACGCGGTCGACCAGGCCAACCGCGAACTGGGCAACCGCTTCGACTTCAAGGGCGTGGACGCGAGTTACGTGCTGGACGACGGCGTGATCACCCAGAGCGCACCCAGCGAATTCCAGCTGCAGCAGATGCTGGACATCCTGCGCGGACGGCTGACCGCGCGGAAGATCGACATCCGCGCGCTCGACGCGGGTGAGCCGGAAACCAACCTGGGTGGCTCGCGGCAGAAGATTACGGTCAAGCAGGGTATCGAGCAGCCGATCGCCAAGAAACTGGTGGCCGAACTGAAGGCGGCCAAGCTCAAGGTCGAGGCGCAGATCAACGGCGACAAGCTGCGCGTCAGCGGCAAGAAGCGCGACGACCTGCAACTGGCGATGGCCGTGCTGCGCAAGTCCGACGTGGAACTGCCGCTGCAGTTCGACAACTTCCGGGATTGA
- the pncB gene encoding nicotinate phosphoribosyltransferase — translation MIIESLLDTDLYKFSMMQVALHQYPAAQVEYRFKCRTPGIDLVPYIDEIRAELAGLCSLRFAPDELDYLRTWRFIKSDFVDFLGLFQLNEKYVEIAPAAAANGEIEIRIRGPWLHTILFEVPLLAIVNEVYFRRTSGGLDLAEGRQRLQAKIALLHDASGYEGCKIADYGTRRRYSRVWQEEAVTALRDGLGEQLAGTSNVWLARKLNLTPLGTLAHEYLQAHQALGPRLRDSQVAALEAWAKEYRGDLGIALSDVYGLDAFLRDFDMYFCKLFDGTRHDSGDPFAWGERVLAHYAANRVDPRSKVLVFSDALDIPRVMQLYAYFRGRCQLSFGVGTNLTNDVGPEPLNIVIKMIRCNGQPVAKLSDSPGKNMCEDEAYVAYLRKVFQIPASQG, via the coding sequence ATGATCATCGAATCACTGCTCGACACCGACCTGTACAAGTTCTCGATGATGCAGGTGGCGCTGCACCAGTATCCGGCCGCCCAGGTCGAATACCGCTTCAAGTGCCGCACGCCTGGCATCGACCTGGTGCCGTACATCGACGAGATCCGCGCCGAACTGGCGGGGTTGTGTTCGCTGCGTTTCGCGCCGGACGAGCTCGACTACCTGCGCACGTGGCGTTTCATCAAGAGCGATTTCGTGGACTTCCTGGGCTTGTTCCAGCTCAACGAGAAGTATGTGGAGATCGCACCGGCCGCGGCGGCCAACGGCGAGATCGAGATCCGCATCCGCGGGCCGTGGCTGCACACCATCCTGTTCGAGGTGCCGCTGCTGGCGATCGTCAACGAGGTGTACTTCCGCAGGACCAGCGGCGGCCTCGACCTTGCCGAGGGGCGCCAGCGACTGCAGGCGAAGATCGCCCTGCTGCATGACGCGTCCGGCTACGAGGGCTGCAAGATCGCCGACTACGGCACGCGCCGGCGCTACTCGCGGGTGTGGCAGGAAGAGGCGGTGACCGCGCTGCGCGACGGGCTGGGCGAGCAACTGGCCGGCACCAGCAACGTGTGGCTGGCGCGCAAGCTCAACCTGACCCCGCTGGGCACGCTGGCACACGAGTACCTGCAGGCGCACCAGGCGCTGGGGCCGCGCCTGCGCGACTCGCAGGTGGCGGCGCTGGAGGCGTGGGCGAAGGAGTACCGCGGCGACCTCGGCATCGCGCTGTCGGACGTCTACGGGCTCGACGCGTTCCTGCGCGACTTCGACATGTACTTCTGCAAGCTGTTCGACGGCACCCGCCACGACTCCGGCGACCCGTTCGCCTGGGGCGAGCGGGTGCTGGCGCACTACGCCGCGAATCGCGTCGACCCGCGCAGCAAGGTGCTGGTGTTCAGCGACGCCCTGGACATCCCCCGGGTGATGCAGCTGTACGCATACTTCCGCGGCCGCTGCCAGCTCTCGTTCGGCGTGGGCACCAACCTCACCAACGACGTGGGCCCCGAGCCGCTCAACATCGTGATCAAGATGATCCGCTGCAACGGCCAGCCGGTGGCCAAGCTGAGCGATTCGCCGGGCAAGAACATGTGCGAGGACGAGGCCTACGTGGCGTATTTGCGGAAGGTGTTCCAGATTCCCGCGTCGCAGGGCTGA
- a CDS encoding MetQ/NlpA family ABC transporter substrate-binding protein, with protein MKLLRAAFVTALLLLAGCSAPKEDGQTLRVAATAIPHAEILKQAKPLLAKEGVDLQVKVFADYVQPNTQLAEKAIDLNYFQTKPYLDAFNRERGTHLVVITGVHIEPFGAYSKKYKNIDQLPDGASVTLPNDPSNNSRALLLLAKHGLITLKDPTDQMATLKDITANPKHLKFRELEAAMLPRTLDEVDLALINTNYALAAGLNPTKDALLIEDKDSPYVNYLVGRPDNQNDPRVQQLARVLHSPEIKAFIEQKYHGAVLPAF; from the coding sequence ATGAAACTCCTACGCGCCGCCTTCGTCACCGCCCTGCTCCTGCTGGCGGGCTGTTCCGCACCGAAGGAGGACGGCCAGACGCTGCGCGTGGCCGCCACCGCGATCCCGCACGCGGAAATCCTCAAGCAGGCCAAACCGCTGCTGGCCAAGGAAGGTGTAGACCTGCAGGTCAAGGTGTTTGCCGACTACGTGCAGCCGAACACCCAGCTGGCCGAGAAGGCCATCGACCTGAACTACTTCCAGACCAAGCCCTACCTGGATGCGTTCAACCGCGAGCGCGGCACCCACCTCGTCGTCATCACCGGCGTGCACATCGAGCCGTTCGGCGCGTACTCGAAGAAGTACAAGAACATCGACCAGTTGCCCGACGGCGCCAGCGTGACGCTGCCGAACGATCCCAGCAACAACAGCCGCGCGCTGCTGCTGCTGGCGAAGCACGGCCTGATCACGCTGAAGGACCCGACCGACCAGATGGCCACGTTGAAGGACATCACCGCGAATCCGAAACACCTGAAGTTCCGCGAGCTGGAAGCGGCGATGCTGCCGCGCACGCTGGACGAGGTCGACCTGGCGCTGATCAACACCAACTACGCGCTGGCCGCCGGGCTGAACCCCACGAAAGACGCGCTGCTGATCGAGGACAAGGACTCGCCCTACGTGAACTACCTGGTCGGCCGCCCTGACAACCAGAACGACCCGCGCGTGCAGCAGCTGGCCAGGGTGCTGCACAGCCCCGAGATCAAGGCGTTCATCGAGCAGAAGTACCACGGCGCCGTGCTGCCGGCGTTCTGA
- a CDS encoding methionine ABC transporter permease, with product MNPLQKLFPNIDDWGEIGRACVDTLLMLGGSLALTVLIGLPLGVLLYLTGKGQLRPMPKLYAITSLLVNILRSVPFIILMIVLMPLTYALVGSKLGIRGAIPPLVIGAAPFFARLVETALHEVQRGVIEASQAMGASLWQIVRHVLLPEARGGLFAGITVTAIALVGYTAMGGAIGSGGLGDLAYRYGYLSYKSDYMLVTVVLLIVLVQALQMLGDHIVTRYKRS from the coding sequence ATGAACCCGCTGCAGAAACTTTTTCCAAACATCGACGACTGGGGCGAGATCGGCCGCGCCTGCGTCGACACCCTGCTGATGCTGGGCGGTTCGCTCGCCCTCACCGTGCTGATCGGCCTGCCGCTGGGCGTGCTGCTGTACCTCACCGGCAAGGGCCAGCTGCGGCCGATGCCGAAGCTCTACGCCATCACCTCGCTGCTGGTGAACATCCTGCGCTCGGTGCCGTTCATCATCCTGATGATCGTGCTGATGCCGCTCACCTACGCCCTGGTCGGCAGCAAACTGGGCATCCGCGGCGCGATCCCGCCGCTGGTGATCGGCGCGGCGCCGTTCTTCGCGCGGCTGGTGGAGACCGCGCTGCACGAGGTGCAGCGGGGCGTGATCGAAGCCAGCCAGGCAATGGGCGCCAGCCTGTGGCAGATCGTGCGCCACGTGCTGCTGCCGGAAGCCCGCGGCGGCCTGTTCGCCGGCATCACGGTCACCGCGATCGCGCTGGTCGGCTACACCGCGATGGGCGGCGCGATCGGTTCCGGCGGCCTCGGTGACCTGGCCTACCGCTACGGCTATCTCAGCTACAAGTCCGACTACATGCTGGTCACCGTGGTGTTGCTGATCGTACTGGTGCAGGCACTGCAGATGCTCGGCGACCACATCGTGACGCGTTATAAGCGAAGCTGA
- a CDS encoding histone H1-like repetitive region-containing protein, with product MTRKSAAKKSAAKKAIARKVPAGKTVAKKSAPRKVAVKKTVAKKAAAKKTPVRKPAAGKAVAGKTAKKPATKKVAVRKVAVKKAAAKKPVAKSVAKPRMARAAGQPAVAAKGPAPRKRAPEPATRYLSQEDAVAKIQALLAVKQERARQAPIWPDANPSQPGPGRAELQPPLAGPVGGEGADRRVLAPQRGEQSKRNG from the coding sequence ATGACCCGCAAGTCGGCTGCGAAGAAATCCGCGGCAAAGAAAGCTATCGCCAGGAAAGTGCCGGCCGGGAAGACCGTCGCGAAGAAGTCCGCCCCGCGCAAGGTCGCGGTGAAGAAGACCGTCGCGAAGAAGGCTGCCGCGAAGAAGACGCCAGTGCGGAAGCCTGCCGCCGGCAAGGCGGTGGCAGGGAAGACCGCGAAGAAGCCGGCGACGAAAAAAGTGGCGGTCCGCAAGGTCGCCGTGAAGAAGGCGGCGGCGAAAAAGCCCGTGGCGAAGTCGGTGGCCAAACCGCGCATGGCCAGGGCTGCTGGCCAACCCGCCGTTGCTGCGAAAGGGCCGGCCCCGCGCAAGCGTGCGCCGGAGCCGGCAACCCGCTACCTCAGCCAGGAGGATGCCGTGGCAAAGATCCAGGCCTTGCTTGCGGTCAAGCAGGAACGGGCAAGACAGGCGCCGATCTGGCCGGACGCCAACCCGTCCCAGCCGGGGCCAGGCCGGGCGGAACTGCAGCCGCCGCTGGCCGGTCCGGTGGGCGGCGAAGGCGCCGACAGGCGCGTGCTGGCTCCCCAGCGGGGCGAACAGAGCAAGCGCAACGGCTGA